One stretch of Candidatus Neomarinimicrobiota bacterium DNA includes these proteins:
- a CDS encoding CopG family transcriptional regulator: MGATKIAITMDSTLVDELDKLVAEKKFPSRSRAIQTAVAEKLKKIHATRLAAECSKLDPELEQSLADEGLNEELESWPEY; the protein is encoded by the coding sequence ATGGGTGCGACAAAAATTGCTATAACGATGGACTCAACCCTTGTTGATGAATTAGACAAACTGGTTGCCGAAAAGAAATTTCCCAGTCGCAGCAGAGCTATTCAGACCGCAGTTGCAGAAAAACTGAAGAAAATTCACGCAACTCGACTAGCCGCAGAATGCTCTAAACTTGATCCAGAATTAGAGCAATCATTAGCAGACGAAGGATTGAATGAGGAGTTGGAATCTTGGCCAGAATACTAA
- a CDS encoding HigA family addiction module antidote protein: MVRIPTNRMPTHPGEMLLEEFLKPMGISQKHLSVAIHVPFQRINELVNGKRGITPSTALRFSRFFGNTPDFWMNLQQRWDLYWAKTKEAEDLNRIHSHS; the protein is encoded by the coding sequence ATGGTCAGAATTCCAACAAATAGGATGCCAACGCATCCAGGAGAAATGCTTCTTGAAGAATTCTTGAAACCCATGGGTATATCCCAAAAACATCTTTCTGTAGCGATACACGTTCCATTCCAGAGAATCAACGAGCTTGTAAATGGTAAAAGAGGCATAACTCCAAGTACTGCCTTACGTTTTTCAAGATTTTTTGGAAATACTCCTGATTTCTGGATGAATCTCCAACAACGATGGGATCTATACTGGGCAAAGACGAAAGAAGCGGAAGATTTAAACCGAATTCATAGCCATTCCTGA
- a CDS encoding type II toxin-antitoxin system RelE/ParE family toxin, whose protein sequence is MIRSFADKATEDIFNGVDSKVARKRCPAKLNRVAVRKLDQLDSVVQLPELRIPPGNRFEALRGDREGQYSIRINEQYRICFSWTELGPIDVEVADYH, encoded by the coding sequence ATGATACGCTCATTCGCAGACAAAGCGACTGAAGATATATTTAATGGTGTTGACTCCAAAGTTGCCCGCAAAAGGTGTCCAGCAAAATTGAATAGGGTTGCTGTGCGAAAACTTGACCAGTTGGATTCTGTAGTGCAACTTCCGGAATTGCGGATTCCTCCTGGGAACAGATTTGAAGCGTTGCGGGGTGACAGAGAAGGTCAATACAGTATTCGAATCAACGAGCAGTATCGGATTTGTTTTAGCTGGACTGAATTAGGTCCAATTGATGTAGAGGTAGCAGATTACCACTAA